In a single window of the Jaculus jaculus isolate mJacJac1 chromosome Y, mJacJac1.mat.Y.cur, whole genome shotgun sequence genome:
- the Sry gene encoding sex-determining region Y protein, translating into MSSPSQKICPSLAQMIGVKPSESVQRTSNGRVKRPMNAFMVWSQGQRRKLALENPSMQNSEISKQLGYQWKMLTEAEKWPFFEEAQRLQALHKEKYPNYRYQPRRKDKISQSSFSLLPTGTTLKQYIQVQSSGRLNSLTYREDTPPFMGSGPENQLSPSLSAETTSLLQENKHHSIISTNQCDR; encoded by the coding sequence ATGTCATCGCCTTCACAGAAAATATGTCCTTCCTTAGCTCAGATGATTGGTGTGAAACCAAGTGAATCAGTGCAGAGAACATCTAATGGCCGGGTCAAAAGACCCATGAATGCTTTCATGGTGTGGTCTCAAGGTCAGAGGAGAAAGCTGGCTCTGGAGAACCCTAGCATGCAAAACTCAGAGATTAGCAAACAGCTGGGATACCAATGGAAAATGCTGACAGAAGCTGAAAAATGGCCATTCTTTGAAGAGGCACAAAGACTCCAGGCCCTCCACAAAGAGAAATATCCAAACTATAGGTACCAGCCTCGGAGGAAGGATAAGATATCACAGAGCAGTTTCAGTTTGCTGCCCACAGGTACCACTTTGAAACAGTATATCCAGGTGCAGAGCAGTGGGAGGCTGAATTCTTTGACATACAGGGAGGACACCCCTCCTTTTATGGGCTCAGGACCAGAGAACCAACTAAGCCCTTCACTATCAGCAGAAACTACCAGCTTGCTGCAGGAAAATAAACATCACAGCATCATCTCAACAAATCAGTGTGATAGGTGA